TGACGGGACAGAAAGGACCAAAGCTACTGACGGGACAGAAAGGACCAAGGCTACTGACGGGACAGAAAGGACCAAGGCTACCGACGGGACAGAAAGGACCAAGGCTACTGTCGGGACAGAAAGGACCAAGGCTACCGACGGGACAGAAAGGACCAAAGCTACCGACGGGACAGAAAGGACCAAGGCTACTGACGGGACAGAAAGGACCAAGGCTACCGACGGGACAGAAAGGACCAAGGCTACTGACGGGACAGAAAGGACCAAGGCTACCGACGGGACAGAAAGGACCAAAGCTACCGACGGGACAGAAAGGACCAAGGCTTAACTGACGGGACAAGACTGGCTACAGGTGGGGCAAGACAGTCCCAGGCTACAAATGCGATAGGACAGTCCCAGGCTACAGGTGGAACAGGACAGTCCCATGCTACAGGCGGGATATGACGTGTACAAGGGTACAAAGGAGACAGGCCAGACCTGGTTATTTTCGGTACTACGTCATGCAATTGCCAAAACTCTGTCTATCCGGAACAAAAGAAAAGCAAGTTACATTATGTTTTCCATGCCAACTATCATAATTCTTCATGTTCTCGTAATGTGTGCACAGCCTGAAATTATCAGTGAAGACATATATCCGTGCATTCTAAGGAAACATAGTTTATTTTCCCACTCAGAAACCGCTTAATAGAAGAAAGGTACACTATGCTCTCCATATGTAAGTTAAAGATACCCCACCATTAATTTTTATCTGATGTAGTTACCAAGGGTGAACACCTATTAACACAAAAGTGAACAATTAAAAGcactatatgtatataaatgggGTTTATTTCGAAAAACAAGCAACATTGTCTCAAACATGGCAACCAATACATCTGAGTTCAAACAGTATTTTCCAAATTAACGGTAGAAGACTTTCACGACAAATTAATTAAAACATATACAGCGCCAACCATGAAAACTTGTGAGACGATACCTATCCGTCAAGAACAGTGAGCTATAAAAACAGACAGTAGCGGAATTAGGTGCTCCATACTAGAAAACAGTACGAAATTGTGCAAAAACAGGCATGAACACACTGCAAATGAGCCGGATCATTACATCTACTTGTAGATTACAAGTCTTCTTACTTTTGTTGAAAGGTACACTTGCTATTCACTATGCTTCTTTttagtatctacatgtacatacatatttttttaacaGGGACAAATATGACTGTACAATGCAGTTTGTGTGCAACATCTTCCcacttttgcaaacaaaaagTCATACGGCTAAGTCTATAGATTTTTTATTTGTAATTCTTGGGTCTATATATGGCTGAGCAGCCGGGAAATATCAAGTAAACATTGTTTACTGTAGATTATCAACTGGATAGAGATTGCTTTCCTAAATTAAAATACTTTTCTGTTAAGAAAGTTAACTAATGAGTCCTACTAATAAGCCTCCTAATGTGTTGATTAAGTTTCATGATTGACTGTCTGCAAGGATAGAACATCCAAAGTGTATGAAGTATACTATCTTAATTTGTGGTCATATTTTTGAGTCCATATAAAAGCTAGAAATATTTAAGGTCAAACCTTACTTTGATATAGGCAAATATCTGATAATACACTGAGTTACTTTCTGCTTACCTTTAGTCTAATTTTCAATGCCAACCAATGTAAAATGAACACTTTGGTTGGATACCAATCTGTCAAAGTGAGTATTTGCTCCAAATTGAAACCTTCCTTTTTCATTCACTTTGATTTATCATGCTATGTATTACAACcatatacaaataaacatgtgCGGAATAGACAGAGGTATCAACTTTCCCAAATACACAACTTAAAACTCTTGCCATACTGGTAGGTGTTGATCATGACTGCCTTTGACTCTGTTGGAGAACAATATAAAAACCGTGTAATTACTTCCGATATGCCATTGGTTTGATGctgacaagtttcaaagtcaGTGATTTTATTTGACAGGTGTGGGCAACAGAGTTACAGTATTGTAGTTATCTACCTGAAACaacagagctacatgtatatgtgcattTTATTTACCTTTGAAGTGAGCACAATCAGTTACTTCTCAGCCACTGGTGCTTCCTTCACAGTTGTTTCTGAAatataaacaacaaaacattttaatCTACTACGCAAATGCACAGTGTTATTGATTCAACTGTTGTGTAAATTATGAAATGGGTTGTACCAGAACACTCAATTGAAgagcaaattcaaatacaatttgaCTTGTTATCTCATTGTAGCACATAGAACTGAAAAATACCTGGGAATTTCTCCTTCAAACCATCCAACACACTCTGCAGCCCTGCCTGTTTTAGAGCCTTCATCAGCAAATCTATGGTTGCAAAGTTCCCTTTCTTCCGTTTCCACTTTCCCAGCATGTGCCAGCAGCTTTTCTTATTGTCACGGTTTAGTTCGGCAATGTTTTGAATGTCTGTCCATGAGAAACCAAGAAAATGGGCCAAGTCCATCCAGTCAGTGCTTGCTTTTTCCTTGATGAAGTAGATGTAATCAGCCATACCTGACATGCACCATGGACAAAGACAGTAATCATTTTGTAAGTGCTGAGTGTTGAGTATTTTTTCAATTGTGTTCTGCACTTCTGCTTCCCTTGTACTGGGTTGAATTGAACACATACTCTTATGGAGTGCCTTTATTGATAATTATTTTTGataagaaggttatgttttcgggaGCATTCttatctgtctgtctctttgtctgtgatgcctggatggattgcctTGAGATTTgagggtaggtcttgatgagacctcgaaatgattagatttttggccctgGGTGGAGACGATGATGAAGTGTGTTTGTCATTGATCATCATTATCCAGCCATACTAGCAAATATTAACCAATAGGTATGgtttatgtgtacatgtgtacaatcaTGTGACATTGAAAAATCCTACTGTACTTGTCTAATTGAGCTATATGTCCAACTTTGTAACAACTGTAAGTGCCAATACCTGATTTCTTTTTGATCGTCCGTTTGActtctgatgcaattgttgGTCGGGAACCGGATGCTGCTCCCTATTGGTAAAATAATTCAGTGACATAATTGTCAATGAGTCTTTTCTAATGATTAATCTAAATACAATGCTATCTTTACATACTTTGTTCTAAGTGTTGTGGGCTTGACTTATCAATCAATTTGATATTATTTGTCAGTCATTGAAGAAACATCAAATTATCTATCTTTCTGGTAAtaaatgtagcctgattaaaatGGCACCCCTAGCGGCCGACCCcacaattgccgccgccctaggaggagggggtcattaacccagGCCAgtgagagcttgtgtaaacacaaaCTAGTAATAAATGATACATTGCTGTATTTTTAACATTGTCTACAAGACAGCTTTAAATGCCATAGCTGTATTTTACGTctgtaatagttttttttttcatttgatccAATATAAAAGAATGTAAGTACCTGCAGGTGGTCTTCCATCTGTCTAGCCGGGAGTACTTTTATCGAAAGTTCACACAGAAAGATTGAGCTGGGTTGCTCTTCTGGTTCTTGTTCCTTCCTCAGAACACTGCATACTTTCTTTCCATGGGCATTTACTCCGACAGAAACGCGAGGCAAGGCATAGAACGTCACAAACCCCTCTCCGTCTAAATCTGTCTTGCCTTTGCCTTCTTTCTCACCTCTGACTGTGATATGGAGGAGGTTATGTTTTATCTGACTGTGGAAAGTTATTTGCTTGTCAGCCTTGCCGAACTGTGCGAATGACACGTTGCCTTCTATGTTTATTCCTACCTTTTGGCCTTCACACAGCCTTACTATTTTGCTTGGTACTGGAGCCTTGTAACCAGCACGAGTCTCTTTGTCGTCTGTGTCACTGACTTTGCAGCATTCTATGAGGAACTGATTTTGGTTGTCCTCCCGCTGCATTAGCATGAACTGTGCATCATGCTGATGAATCCAATTGCAAAGTGCCAACGGAATCGGTCCTATTTCCTCTGATTTGCCACCAGCCTGCATATCGAGTATGATATGGCTGAAAGATAGAATTATttgaaaatatgaataaaaagaagaaaaatatgttgtttttttgtctgcaATTTTCAAATGCCGGAAAGGGTGCTAAATCTCAGTCTACTAACggtactagactaagtacagATTTTACCCTAAAACCTGCTAAAATCATGATGTCATCATGATGACTGTTACAAAATGTTCAGTACCTGGAGGCTTCTGTGACGTTGAACTCAACAAATTCTCCAAGGTCTCGGATGTTGACATCATCAGTCACATCTGTCCACTGGTCTGTCCCCTCCTCAGATGATGTCACACGCAGTTCGGTGGCGCCACCTTGTGGAACCTCCATGTAGTGCCGAGGATGTGGCACTTGCACTGTGACTGGCTTGTTGAAGTGTACTGTTAACTGATCAGCAGCTTCGATCTTCACTATCGGGCTGGTGCAAACAAGGCTGTGGGAAGACTGGTCCCTGGCCTTCATGTCCTCCAATACTTCTTTGGAAATTTCTTGAACCTGTTTTTGCACATAGGATAATGATTCAGTTACACTTAAGGGTACGACAGACAAAAGGAAGCACAGTAATTTGTTTCAGATGAAGACATTTTCCGTTAATAGTACAGTACGACAATTATTTCTCCAAAGGAGAAGCAAATATACACATCAACATTGATACCCTTTTTATTCTACATGTTGGTATTGAAGATTGTTACCTGTAATTTCACTTGAATCGGCGTGCTCACTGACTGCTCAGGGATAGTGATTATTACAGTAGGCTGGGTTGATGATGTCACTGTGACTCCTTTTGTAGATACAGAAAAGTGGTCTCGTTTGAGTTGACTGATGACAGCAAAGATGGCAAAGTGATCCACGGTAACTGTGATATGCTCTTTGCtctgaaataagaaaacaaaagagaaaacctCAAAAGTCATAATCTATTAGACAGAGAATCATACAAAATTTGTCAGATGTTTCATGATGCAATCTCTCAAAGctgacaagaatttttttttccacatgCCTTTCTGGTTGTTTTGAGTTCTCTCCATTGTGACATGTCTTCTGTGACCCATATGACTGGTTCCCTGGTGTCACCTGATAACGTGCTGTTGTACGGCAGACGTACAGTGACAGGTTTGAGGAAGGTTGTTCCTTGTGGGCCCAGCTCAATGATGTCACTCACTAACATGTCTCCATCCCTAAGAGACAGTGTGACGTCATTGGGGTCGATGATCCGACAAGTGATCACTGTTTGCATGGTAACGGCTCCAGGTGGCACACTGACGATACAGGACGTGGTTTGTAGTTCACCTCCTTCTGCACCAATGCTGAGGCTGTCACCTCCTTCTGCACCAATGCTGAGGTTGTCACCTCCTTCTGCACCAATGTTGAGGCTGTCACCTCCTTCTGCACCAATGCTGAGGTTGTCACCTCCTTCTGCACCAATGCTGAGGCTGTCACCTCCTTCTGCACCAATGCTGAGGCTGTCACCTCCTTCTGCACCAATGCTGAGGTTGTCACCTCCTTCTGCACCAATGCTGAGGCTGTCACCTCCTTCTGCACCAATGCTGAGGCTGTCACCTCCTTCTGCACCAATGCTGAGGTTGTCACCTCCTTCTGCACCAATGCTGAGGTTGTCACCTCCTTCTGCACCGATGCTGAGGTTGTCACCTCCTTCTGCACCAATGCTGATGTTGTCACCTCCTTCTGCACCAATGCTGAGGTTGTCACCTCCTTCTGCACCAATGCTGAGGCTGTCACCTCCTTCTGCACCAATGCTGAGGTTGTCACCTCCTTCTGCACCAATGCTGAGGCTGTCACCTCCTTCTGCACCAATGCTGAGGCTGTCACCTCCTTCTGCACCAATGCTGAGGCTGTCACCTCCTTCTGCACCAATGCTGAGGCTGTCACCTCCTTCTGCACCAATGCTGAGGCTGTCACCTCCTTCTGCACCAATGTTGAGGCTGTCACCTCCTTCTGCACCAATGCTGAGGCTGTCACCTCCTTCTGCACCAATGCTGAGGCTGTCACCTCCTTCTGCACCAATGTTGAGGCTGTAATGGTTGTGACTGAAGTCAGTACTTAAACTTAGTatgtttagaaaaacaaaataaaatcattcttgATGGCTTTCATACATTGTCAAAAATGTATGTGTTATGATTCTTGTCCTCAGTTATCGTTTATTTTGTtctattgtacaaatgtacatttgtgcaGTACTTTTAAAAAGACTttgaatgttgattttaaaaatacatCCGAGACCAGTGCTCAAGAATATCAAAAGCTTATGTATTCGACCTACCTCTTTATCAGTTGTTGCGACAGGGATGAGACTTCTTCTGGAGTAATTTCTGAATGTGATTTAGGTGCCTTGCCATCCTACAAAAAAGCAGTTGTTAGTAATTAACAATTTGTAAAAATTGATTTGATAGTGTTTAATATTACGAAATACGGATTgaaattaattaaaaaaaaaaacaatttatgtTATGGAGTTTTTCAATCTGTAATAGGTATTAGGTTGAAACAAGGTTTAAGACCTTCTTGGTTGAAATTTTGATTCAACCCCAGACCTATGATATATGTAGTCAGGCCATACAGAGTAAGCAAATGCACCCTGAAAGTTGTAATATATGATAACATTCCAAACCTTATCGTCCACCAGTGTCCCAGGCTTAAGGAATTCAGCAATACCATAATGTTCTCTCAAAATGGCCATACGAAATGGGGTGACTCCATACTGTAACAACAGGGAAACAAAGTAGGCATCACAAAGCACTAAATATCTAGATCCTTATGTATACTGAAATTTGCACGTTAAATTATCCTTTtccatatttcactccataccaCAGGGGGGAGTGAAAAATACTGCTTTGTATTGCTGTATAAACAAACTGTCTTCATcaattcattcaatcaatctaTTATTCatcttt
Above is a genomic segment from Branchiostoma floridae strain S238N-H82 chromosome 16, Bfl_VNyyK, whole genome shotgun sequence containing:
- the LOC118403546 gene encoding ankyrin-3-like; translation: MSSVVAEKQQCSLLHLAAESGHVGVAELLIQAGAQMDSRNKYCDTPLHMAAESGNMGVAELLLNAGALVDSKNKYGVTPFRMAILREHYGIAEFLKPGTLVDDKDGKAPKSHSEITPEEVSSLSQQLIKSLNIGAEGGDSLSIGAEGGDSLSIGAEGGDSLNIGAEGGDSLSIGAEGGDSLSIGAEGGDSLSIGAEGGDSLSIGAEGGDSLSIGAEGGDNLSIGAEGGDSLSIGAEGGDNLSIGAEGGDNISIGAEGGDNLSIGAEGGDNLSIGAEGGDNLSIGAEGGDSLSIGAEGGDSLSIGAEGGDNLSIGAEGGDSLSIGAEGGDSLSIGAEGGDNLSIGAEGGDSLNIGAEGGDNLSIGAEGGDSLSIGAEGGELQTTSCIVSVPPGAVTMQTVITCRIIDPNDVTLSLRDGDMLVSDIIELGPQGTTFLKPVTVRLPYNSTLSGDTREPVIWVTEDMSQWRELKTTRKSKEHITVTVDHFAIFAVISQLKRDHFSVSTKGVTVTSSTQPTVIITIPEQSVSTPIQVKLQVQEISKEVLEDMKARDQSSHSLVCTSPIVKIEAADQLTVHFNKPVTVQVPHPRHYMEVPQGGATELRVTSSEEGTDQWTDVTDDVNIRDLGEFVEFNVTEASSHIILDMQAGGKSEEIGPIPLALCNWIHQHDAQFMLMQREDNQNQFLIECCKVSDTDDKETRAGYKAPVPSKIVRLCEGQKVGINIEGNVSFAQFGKADKQITFHSQIKHNLLHITVRGEKEGKGKTDLDGEGFVTFYALPRVSVGVNAHGKKVCSVLRKEQEPEEQPSSIFLCELSIKVLPARQMEDHLQVLTFFYIGSNEKKNYYRRMADYIYFIKEKASTDWMDLAHFLGFSWTDIQNIAELNRDNKKSCWHMLGKWKRKKGNFATIDLLMKALKQAGLQSVLDGLKEKFPETTVKEAPVAEK